A genomic stretch from Geothermobacter hydrogeniphilus includes:
- the flgF gene encoding flagellar basal-body rod protein FlgF, with translation MKDVAYNAGLLSAVSGAMARLQALDVAANNLANAKTIGFKRDIPDFESRLIQAQRGRSRDGLVTITRLKETRIDRKQGDLETTGNPFDLGIDGPGFFKVRTPAGDRYTRQGNLTRDNQDRLVTREGYPVLGASGPIIVSGDGEVEISEDGSVLIDEQEAGVITLYEFPAGTPLEKVGDGLFIAPKTTAPTTVANPRLIQGALEAGNVNVLREMTRMVTYEREFETYQKMIKAYGQLATKAAELGAF, from the coding sequence ATGAAGGATGTCGCCTACAACGCCGGCCTGCTTTCAGCGGTGTCCGGGGCGATGGCCAGGCTGCAGGCCCTCGACGTAGCGGCCAACAATCTGGCCAATGCCAAAACCATCGGCTTCAAACGGGATATTCCCGACTTCGAATCCCGGCTGATCCAGGCCCAGCGGGGTCGCAGCCGTGACGGTCTGGTCACTATCACCCGGCTCAAGGAAACCCGCATCGACCGCAAACAGGGAGATCTCGAAACCACCGGCAACCCTTTTGACCTCGGCATCGACGGCCCCGGGTTCTTCAAGGTCCGGACACCGGCCGGTGACCGCTACACCCGCCAGGGCAACCTGACCCGCGACAACCAGGATCGACTGGTGACCCGCGAAGGCTACCCGGTCCTCGGGGCAAGCGGCCCGATCATTGTCAGCGGTGACGGCGAAGTGGAAATCAGTGAAGATGGTTCGGTGCTCATTGACGAACAGGAAGCGGGGGTCATCACCCTGTATGAATTCCCCGCCGGCACCCCGCTGGAGAAGGTCGGGGACGGGTTGTTCATCGCTCCCAAAACGACCGCCCCGACCACGGTGGCCAACCCCAGGCTGATCCAGGGTGCCCTCGAAGCCGGCAACGTCAATGTGCTCAGGGAAATGACCCGCATGGTGACTTACGAGCGCGAATTTGAAACCTACCAGAAGATGATCAAGGCCTACGGGCAGTTGGCCACCAAGGCCGCTGAACTCGGGGCATTCTAA
- a CDS encoding FliA/WhiG family RNA polymerase sigma factor encodes MNKTATYRETGMFDKDELIRSHLPMVNFLVERMVTQVPAFVSRDEICSAAMLGLVDAANRFDPAKGVLFKTFAERRIRGAVLDEVRRMDWFSRTLREKHARVARTIDRLEKKFGRAPEEEEVAAELEISLEDYQTLLGEVSHLGCISLNEYLDDSGTGRSIIDNLEDEKGKSPLEELEASDLTREMAAHIEKLSEKERLVVALYYHEELTQKEIAEILCISEGRVSQIHSQALIKLKVRLSRRTSMPPFPKK; translated from the coding sequence ATGAACAAAACCGCCACCTATCGCGAAACCGGAATGTTCGACAAGGATGAACTGATTCGATCCCATCTCCCGATGGTCAATTTCCTGGTGGAAAGGATGGTGACCCAGGTCCCGGCCTTCGTCAGCCGCGACGAGATCTGCAGCGCGGCCATGCTCGGTCTGGTTGACGCCGCCAACCGCTTCGATCCGGCCAAGGGGGTGCTGTTCAAGACCTTTGCCGAACGACGTATTCGCGGCGCGGTGCTTGACGAGGTGCGGCGCATGGACTGGTTCTCCAGGACCCTGCGGGAAAAACACGCCAGGGTCGCCAGAACCATTGACCGGCTGGAGAAAAAATTCGGTCGTGCTCCCGAAGAGGAGGAGGTCGCCGCCGAACTGGAAATCAGCCTGGAAGACTACCAGACTCTGCTCGGCGAGGTTTCCCATCTGGGCTGCATCAGCCTCAACGAATATCTCGACGACTCCGGAACCGGCCGCAGCATCATCGACAACCTTGAAGATGAAAAGGGCAAAAGTCCCCTGGAGGAACTGGAAGCGAGTGACCTCACCCGGGAGATGGCGGCACACATCGAAAAACTGTCCGAGAAGGAACGCCTGGTGGTCGCGCTCTACTACCACGAGGAACTGACCCAGAAAGAGATCGCCGAAATTCTCTGCATCTCGGAAGGGCGCGTTTCCCAGATTCACAGCCAGGCGCTGATCAAGCTCAAGGTCAGGCTTTCACGTCGCACCAGCATGCCCCCTTTCCCGAAAAAATAG
- a CDS encoding MinD/ParA family protein, producing MTVVQGHFDQAGTLRNLQPHMATKAQATTPVPSTPRVVSVTSGKGGVGKTSLAANIAVSLARCGQRVLVIDADLGLANIDVMCGLTPRYNLNHYFRGQQSLESIMINGPAGTSILPAGSGIQQLTHLNSAQKLRFLEDLDALHERFDMVLIDTEAGISENVTYFNVAAQDIMVITTPEPTAITDAYALMKLLSTRFHQKHFHLVVNQTHGDDEGLEVYQKLTIVSNRYLDISINYLGCIPQNQRMQEAVRRQKPIVELYPGLRISSAFAGLARTLIESPRDRDPKGTMQFFWKQFFTMNKGGES from the coding sequence ATGACTGTAGTTCAAGGACACTTTGATCAGGCGGGAACCCTGCGCAACCTGCAGCCGCACATGGCAACCAAGGCCCAGGCGACCACGCCGGTTCCGTCGACACCCCGAGTGGTGTCGGTTACATCGGGTAAAGGGGGCGTCGGCAAAACCTCGCTGGCTGCCAACATCGCCGTTTCCCTGGCACGCTGCGGACAGCGGGTGCTGGTTATCGATGCCGACCTCGGCCTGGCCAATATCGATGTCATGTGCGGGTTGACTCCCAGGTACAACCTCAATCACTACTTCAGGGGGCAGCAGTCCCTGGAATCGATCATGATCAACGGGCCCGCCGGAACCAGTATCCTGCCGGCCGGTTCCGGAATCCAGCAGCTGACCCATCTCAACAGTGCCCAGAAACTTCGTTTTCTGGAAGATCTCGACGCCCTGCATGAACGCTTTGACATGGTTCTGATCGATACCGAGGCCGGCATTTCGGAGAACGTCACCTACTTCAATGTCGCCGCCCAGGACATCATGGTCATCACCACACCGGAACCGACCGCCATCACCGATGCCTACGCCCTGATGAAACTGCTATCGACCCGTTTTCATCAGAAACATTTCCACCTGGTGGTCAACCAGACCCATGGAGACGATGAAGGTCTCGAAGTCTACCAGAAGCTGACCATTGTTTCGAACCGCTATCTTGATATTTCCATCAATTACCTTGGCTGCATCCCCCAGAACCAGCGCATGCAGGAAGCGGTACGCCGACAGAAACCGATTGTCGAGCTGTACCCCGGCCTGCGCATCAGTTCCGCCTTTGCCGGACTGGCCCGGACGCTGATCGAGTCGCCTCGTGACCGGGATCCCAAGGGAACCATGCAGTTTTTCTGGAAACAATTTTTCACAATGAATAAGGGAGGTGAGTCATGA